The bacterium genome window below encodes:
- a CDS encoding polysaccharide biosynthesis C-terminal domain-containing protein has product QGSADDTARTAFRGLLIACTLVAVPVFIFAEWILTAWLGAPYGDESANILRILLVGFVFNAVAQVPYSRIQAHGKSRVTALVHLVELFPYLALMMLLIGKYGLIGAAAAWTVRVCADFFALQFLSRRLVS; this is encoded by the coding sequence CAGGGATCGGCCGACGACACCGCCAGGACCGCGTTCCGCGGCCTGCTGATCGCCTGCACGCTCGTCGCCGTCCCCGTCTTCATCTTCGCGGAATGGATCCTGACGGCCTGGCTGGGGGCACCGTACGGCGATGAATCCGCCAACATCCTGCGGATCCTCCTGGTCGGCTTCGTCTTCAACGCCGTCGCGCAGGTGCCCTATTCGCGGATCCAGGCCCACGGGAAATCCCGGGTCACGGCGCTCGTGCATCTGGTCGAGCTGTTCCCGTACCTCGCCTTGATGATGCTCCTGATCGGCAAGTACGGCCTGATCGGAGCCGCCGCGGCGTGGACCGTGCGCGTGTGCGCGGACTTCTTCGCCCTCCAGTTCCTGTCGCGCAGGCTGGTGAGTTGA